A genomic window from Mesorhizobium sp. 131-2-1 includes:
- a CDS encoding UbiA family prenyltransferase yields the protein MALQGAPLLGAILSIGTLTPGNMLQVAALMGGNFCLVAHVFVFNDWSGIEGDLNNPRRASATFAARGLNRTEIGYLALSLLALSLLLFGLVGETTLLVGLAIAALSALYSAPPVHFKGIPLFSSALHFVGGALHFLLGYATFTAIDARGLAISCFFGLVFTAGHFTHETRDHESDVLNGIRTNAVAFGKRQSFLAGLALFTAAYALLVVLALSGLVPFVLVLAAALYPLHVLASLRALREGLTYESLIRLQGRYRAFFAIIGIAMLAAALLA from the coding sequence TTGGCGCTTCAAGGCGCCCCGCTGCTTGGAGCAATCCTCTCAATCGGCACCCTGACGCCGGGCAACATGCTGCAGGTCGCCGCTCTCATGGGCGGCAATTTCTGCCTGGTGGCGCATGTCTTTGTGTTCAACGACTGGTCGGGGATCGAAGGCGACCTCAACAACCCTCGGCGTGCCTCTGCGACTTTTGCCGCCAGGGGATTGAACCGCACCGAAATCGGCTACCTGGCGCTGTCGCTTCTGGCGCTCAGCCTCCTGCTGTTCGGATTGGTCGGCGAGACAACGCTTCTGGTCGGGCTGGCGATTGCCGCGCTCAGCGCGCTCTACTCCGCGCCTCCCGTTCACTTCAAGGGCATACCTCTGTTCAGTTCGGCGCTCCATTTTGTAGGCGGAGCGCTGCACTTTCTGCTCGGCTACGCAACCTTCACGGCAATCGACGCACGCGGCCTCGCGATCAGCTGCTTCTTTGGGCTGGTGTTCACCGCAGGCCATTTCACGCATGAGACGCGCGATCACGAGAGCGATGTCCTCAACGGGATCCGGACCAACGCCGTGGCTTTCGGCAAGAGGCAGAGCTTCCTTGCCGGGCTTGCCCTGTTCACGGCAGCCTATGCCCTTTTGGTCGTGCTCGCGCTTTCCGGCCTTGTACCCTTCGTGCTCGTTCTGGCTGCGGCTCTCTACCCCCTGCATGTCCTGGCATCGCTGCGGGCCCTGCGCGAGGGCCTCACCTACGAAAGCCTGATCCGGCTTCAGGGGCGATATCGAGCGTTCTTTGCGATCATCGGAATAGCGATGCTCGCAGCGGCGCTTCTCGCCTAG
- a CDS encoding glycosyltransferase family 2 protein encodes MLSVIVPVFNEVATLPSVLSVISSALPGIEKEIIVVDDGSTDGTRELLRRNFPDGPRSASSMAVGADGDLVFTDDAVAARVTVRPHYQERNRGKGAAVRSGLAAASGDVIVIQDADLEYDPADWTVMYDLIARRKVADVVYGSRFYGRPHRSLYFHHYLANRFISLMFNLLYNQTLTDIECCYKMFTREVKDRLRLTCDDFGCEIQLSAQVALARRLRIYEVGISYYGRTYDEGKKIGWRDGMKALWYLIRFRISS; translated from the coding sequence ATGCTTTCCGTCATCGTTCCGGTCTTCAACGAAGTTGCGACGCTGCCGAGCGTGCTGTCAGTCATCAGCAGCGCGCTTCCCGGCATCGAGAAGGAGATCATCGTCGTCGATGACGGATCGACCGACGGAACCCGCGAGTTGCTGCGCAGGAATTTTCCGGACGGGCCTCGCTCGGCCTCCAGCATGGCGGTCGGCGCCGACGGAGATCTCGTCTTCACCGACGATGCGGTGGCTGCTCGGGTCACCGTGCGACCGCACTATCAGGAGCGCAACAGGGGAAAGGGCGCCGCCGTGAGGAGCGGGCTCGCGGCCGCCAGCGGGGATGTCATTGTCATTCAGGACGCGGACCTCGAATACGACCCCGCGGACTGGACCGTGATGTACGACCTGATCGCCAGGCGCAAGGTTGCCGACGTGGTTTACGGCTCGCGCTTCTACGGCCGGCCGCATCGATCCCTGTACTTCCACCACTATCTGGCGAACAGGTTCATCTCACTGATGTTCAACCTGCTCTACAACCAGACGCTCACCGACATCGAATGCTGCTACAAGATGTTCACGCGCGAGGTCAAAGACCGGCTGCGTCTCACCTGCGACGACTTTGGCTGCGAAATCCAGTTGAGCGCCCAGGTCGCACTCGCTCGCCGCTTGCGCATCTATGAAGTCGGCATCAGCTATTACGGCCGGACTTATGACGAGGGCAAGAAGATCGGCTGGCGCGACGGGATGAAGGCGCTCTGGTATCTGATCCGGTTCCGGATTTCTTCGTGA
- a CDS encoding calcium:proton antiporter: MLLPRFSAKFAETRRRSGAFMTGFGRSVTSYAMPLAALAMAVAVRASGLSVDAGSPGVRILIGALSSAIMFITIFVVLEHAEAVARRVGEPYGTLVLTFAVTAIEVSIIVSMMLHGENNPTLARESVFSTVMITSTGVVGACLVFGGWRHRKQAIVRQGTSAYLAVLIALTVMTLILPTYTQTTDPGTFSAAQLGFVSVLSVLLYAAFVFAQTVRHRDDFIEGQAHEVSITTAPREGIYASTLLLFIGLIGIVMLAEQVAASVEDTLVAYQVAQSDSIVGAMIAGLVLMPEAISAVRASLNNELQRGLNVAMGSACATIGLTIPAVAAASLLTGRGLTLGLPAADAVLMVLALFVCNVSFSTERTTFLTGMVHVVVFFTYVFLIFVP, from the coding sequence GTGCTCCTGCCGCGCTTTTCCGCTAAGTTCGCGGAAACGCGCCGGCGTTCGGGGGCTTTCATGACTGGTTTCGGACGATCGGTGACGTCCTACGCGATGCCCTTGGCAGCCCTGGCGATGGCCGTCGCGGTGAGGGCCAGCGGGCTGTCGGTGGACGCGGGTTCGCCGGGTGTCAGGATCCTGATCGGGGCGCTCTCGAGCGCGATCATGTTCATCACCATTTTCGTGGTGCTCGAGCATGCCGAGGCGGTGGCTCGGCGGGTGGGCGAGCCTTACGGCACGCTGGTGCTGACTTTCGCGGTGACGGCAATCGAGGTGTCGATCATCGTCTCCATGATGCTGCATGGCGAGAACAACCCGACGCTTGCCCGTGAGTCCGTCTTCTCGACGGTGATGATCACATCCACCGGCGTTGTCGGCGCCTGCCTCGTGTTTGGCGGCTGGCGTCATCGCAAGCAGGCGATCGTTCGCCAGGGGACCAGCGCATATCTGGCGGTTCTGATCGCGCTGACGGTGATGACACTCATCCTGCCGACCTACACCCAGACCACGGATCCCGGCACGTTCTCGGCCGCCCAACTTGGCTTTGTCAGCGTGCTTTCCGTGCTGCTCTACGCAGCTTTCGTGTTCGCGCAGACGGTCCGCCACCGCGACGATTTCATCGAAGGGCAGGCACACGAAGTCTCGATCACAACGGCCCCTCGCGAAGGCATCTACGCCAGCACCTTGCTCCTGTTCATCGGGCTGATCGGCATTGTCATGCTTGCCGAGCAGGTCGCCGCGAGTGTTGAGGATACGCTGGTTGCCTACCAGGTCGCCCAGTCCGACAGCATTGTCGGGGCAATGATCGCGGGGTTGGTTCTGATGCCTGAGGCCATTTCGGCCGTTAGAGCTTCCCTCAACAACGAGCTGCAGCGCGGCTTGAACGTCGCGATGGGCTCGGCCTGCGCCACGATTGGCTTGACGATACCGGCCGTCGCGGCCGCCAGCCTACTGACAGGAAGAGGCTTGACCTTGGGGCTCCCGGCGGCTGACGCGGTCCTGATGGTTCTGGCGCTTTTCGTTTGCAACGTGAGTTTCAGCACCGAAAGGACGACATTCCTGACCGGCATGGTTCACGTCGTGGTGTTTTTTACCTATGTATTTCTGATATTTGTGCCGTGA
- a CDS encoding poly-gamma-glutamate hydrolase family protein — MDNEFPNFAALKAAKTENIDYRIVVRRGARTGSAIVMAPHGGKIEPRTSLITETIAGRDLDMYCFEGLMPESNRELHITSRNFDEESALELLRTKSTVVAIHGRQDRDDPSTVYLGGKDAALVSEIAWRLQEAEFQTKKDNHPFPGVQDLNIVNRGLTGKGAQMECPCRCAVDWGASRNFWKDSVGQFARPFRHSMRKTVPSPQSCFEWCAWRARMPVRGAPAALFR; from the coding sequence ATGGACAACGAGTTTCCGAATTTCGCGGCGCTGAAAGCCGCCAAAACCGAAAACATAGATTATCGCATAGTCGTCCGGCGCGGAGCGCGAACCGGCAGTGCGATCGTCATGGCCCCGCATGGCGGCAAGATCGAGCCCCGCACCTCGCTGATCACCGAGACGATAGCAGGGCGCGATCTCGATATGTATTGCTTTGAAGGGCTCATGCCCGAAAGCAACCGAGAGCTGCACATAACATCCAGGAACTTTGACGAGGAGTCCGCGCTGGAACTGTTGCGGACGAAGTCCACGGTCGTCGCCATCCACGGTCGTCAGGATCGGGACGATCCCTCGACAGTCTATCTGGGCGGCAAGGACGCCGCGTTGGTTTCGGAGATAGCCTGGCGTCTGCAGGAGGCCGAATTCCAGACGAAAAAGGATAACCATCCCTTTCCAGGTGTCCAGGATTTGAACATCGTCAACCGAGGATTGACGGGGAAAGGAGCACAGATGGAGTGCCCTTGTCGTTGCGCCGTCGACTGGGGAGCGAGCCGGAACTTCTGGAAAGATTCTGTGGGGCAGTTCGCAAGGCCATTCAGACATTCGATGCGCAAAACGGTGCCCAGTCCTCAATCGTGTTTTGAATGGTGCGCTTGGCGGGCAAGGATGCCTGTGAGAGGTGCTCCTGCCGCGCTTTTCCGCTAA
- a CDS encoding AMP-binding protein, with the protein MAIKLDELQNATHLRARGPGSGGTFIAPVDGRAHVSGDRSLPLLNQTIPALFSDTVAKYGTLDAAVFVGQDKRFTWSELSDTVDALAAGFLALGLEKGDRVGIWSPNRWEWLVTQFATARIGLILVNINPAYRLTELEYALNKVGCKALVTAASFKTSDYLGMVETLAPEIATATPGKLKAKQLPALKIVIRMGDDNSPGMFNFGDVLAMAGRDEHDSLDRISEGLKPGEAINIQFTSGTTGAPKGATLTHLNIVNNGNFVTSAIKLTVDDRLCIPVPLYHCFGMSMGTMGCVTKGATMVFPGEGFDAGATLKAVAQERCTGLYGVPTMFVAMLDHPDFSSFDLSSLRTGIMAGSPCPIEVMKKVVSLMHMSEVTIAYGMTETSPVSFQSGVDDPLEKRVSTVGRIHPHVEVKAIDADGATVAVGAPGELCTRGYSVMKGYWDDAEKTREAIDADGWMHTGDLATIDAEGYCNIVGRVKDMVIRGGENVYPREVEEFLYRHPKVKEVQVFGIPDQKYGEELCAWIVLKPGQIATAEEIKAFCAGQIAHYKVPRYIRFRTELPMTVTGKPQKFLMREAMIEELGLVVQKTA; encoded by the coding sequence ATGGCGATCAAACTCGACGAGCTCCAGAACGCCACCCATCTGCGCGCTCGCGGGCCGGGCAGTGGCGGCACCTTCATCGCGCCGGTCGACGGCAGGGCGCATGTCTCGGGCGATCGCTCGCTGCCGCTGCTTAACCAGACGATCCCCGCGCTGTTTTCCGATACTGTCGCGAAATACGGCACGCTCGATGCCGCCGTCTTCGTCGGCCAGGACAAGCGCTTCACCTGGAGCGAGCTGTCGGACACGGTGGATGCGCTGGCCGCCGGCTTTCTGGCGCTCGGCCTCGAAAAGGGCGACCGCGTCGGCATCTGGTCGCCCAACCGCTGGGAATGGCTGGTGACGCAATTCGCCACCGCACGCATCGGGCTGATCCTGGTCAACATCAACCCGGCCTACCGGCTGACCGAGCTGGAATACGCGCTGAATAAGGTCGGCTGCAAGGCGCTGGTCACGGCCGCAAGCTTCAAGACGTCCGACTATCTCGGCATGGTCGAGACGCTGGCGCCGGAGATCGCCACCGCGACGCCCGGAAAGCTCAAGGCGAAGCAGCTGCCGGCGCTGAAGATCGTCATTCGCATGGGCGACGACAATTCGCCCGGCATGTTCAATTTCGGCGACGTGCTGGCCATGGCCGGGCGCGACGAGCACGACAGCCTCGATCGTATCTCCGAAGGGCTGAAGCCCGGCGAAGCGATCAACATCCAGTTCACCAGCGGAACGACAGGCGCGCCGAAGGGCGCCACGCTCACCCACTTGAACATCGTCAACAACGGCAACTTCGTCACCTCGGCGATCAAGCTCACCGTCGACGACCGGCTCTGCATCCCAGTGCCGCTCTATCACTGCTTCGGCATGTCGATGGGCACGATGGGCTGCGTCACCAAGGGCGCCACCATGGTCTTCCCGGGCGAGGGTTTTGACGCCGGCGCGACGCTCAAGGCCGTGGCGCAGGAGCGCTGCACCGGCCTCTACGGTGTGCCGACCATGTTCGTCGCCATGCTCGACCATCCGGATTTTTCGTCCTTCGATCTCTCCAGCCTGCGCACCGGCATCATGGCCGGCTCGCCGTGCCCGATCGAGGTGATGAAGAAGGTGGTGTCGCTGATGCATATGTCCGAGGTGACCATCGCCTACGGCATGACCGAGACCAGCCCGGTGTCGTTCCAGAGCGGCGTCGACGACCCGCTTGAAAAGCGCGTCTCCACCGTCGGTCGCATCCACCCGCATGTCGAGGTCAAGGCCATCGATGCCGACGGCGCCACTGTCGCGGTCGGCGCGCCGGGGGAGCTCTGCACGCGCGGCTATTCGGTGATGAAGGGCTATTGGGACGACGCGGAAAAGACCCGCGAGGCGATCGACGCCGATGGCTGGATGCACACCGGCGACCTCGCCACCATCGACGCCGAGGGCTATTGCAACATCGTCGGCCGGGTCAAGGACATGGTCATCCGTGGCGGCGAGAACGTCTATCCGCGTGAGGTCGAGGAGTTCCTCTACCGCCATCCCAAGGTCAAGGAAGTGCAGGTGTTCGGCATTCCCGATCAGAAATATGGCGAGGAGCTGTGCGCCTGGATCGTGCTGAAGCCCGGCCAGATCGCCACCGCGGAGGAGATCAAGGCCTTCTGCGCCGGCCAGATCGCGCACTACAAGGTGCCGCGCTATATCCGCTTCCGCACCGAACTGCCGATGACGGTGACCGGCAAGCCGCAGAAATTCCTGATGCGCGAGGCGATGATCGAGGAACTGGGCCTGGTGGTGCAGAAGACGGCGTGA
- the hisG gene encoding ATP phosphoribosyltransferase, with protein sequence MITLALPSKGRLKEQALEVLARAGLAVSLPGDERKYRARIEGMDAVEVAFLSASEIAGEIGQGTVDLGITGEDLLRETLADWEARAEIVARLGFGHADVVVAVPDIWLDVETMADLDDVAADFRQRHGRRLRIATKYWRLTQQFFSLKHGIQVYRIVESLGATEGAPAQGLADVIVDITTTGSTLRANHLKVLADGVVLRSQACLVASRKSRAVADEAVLGDIAARMAAIAK encoded by the coding sequence ATGATCACGCTCGCGCTGCCATCGAAAGGCCGGCTGAAGGAGCAGGCGCTGGAGGTTCTGGCCAGGGCTGGCCTTGCCGTCAGCCTGCCCGGCGACGAGCGCAAGTATCGCGCCCGCATCGAGGGCATGGACGCCGTCGAGGTCGCCTTCCTGTCGGCATCGGAAATCGCCGGCGAGATCGGCCAGGGCACGGTCGATCTCGGCATCACCGGCGAGGACCTGCTGCGCGAGACCCTGGCCGACTGGGAAGCGCGCGCCGAAATCGTAGCACGCCTCGGCTTCGGCCATGCCGACGTCGTGGTGGCGGTGCCCGACATCTGGCTCGACGTCGAGACCATGGCCGACCTCGACGACGTCGCCGCCGATTTCCGCCAGCGCCACGGCAGGCGGCTCAGGATCGCCACCAAATACTGGCGGCTCACCCAGCAGTTCTTCTCGCTCAAGCACGGCATCCAGGTCTATCGCATCGTCGAGAGCCTCGGCGCCACCGAGGGCGCGCCGGCGCAGGGGCTGGCCGATGTCATAGTCGACATCACCACCACCGGCTCGACGCTGCGCGCCAACCACCTCAAGGTGCTGGCCGATGGCGTCGTCTTGCGATCGCAGGCGTGTCTCGTGGCTTCGAGGAAGAGCCGCGCGGTGGCCGACGAGGCGGTGCTCGGCGATATCGCGGCAAGGATGGCCGCCATCGCCAAATAG
- a CDS encoding ATP phosphoribosyltransferase regulatory subunit translates to MTSRYPAIAADITKLFAARDTHAVEVAVLQPADPFLDMAGEDLRRRIFLTESETGKTLCLRPEFTIPVCLDHIASQAGTPRRYSYLGEVFRQRREGGNEFFQAGIEDLGDRDTAAADARSLADAHALLSLALPDQVLAITLGDQTVFEAVLAALGLPRGWRMRLARAFGSATMLEAALADLANPPRNSQLSGPVATLVLDGDVEGLAAHIAGGMEEAGLSASAGRSPSDIARRLIEKAELRSVRLSDEAFSALKGFLAIDVPLDGAAQALESFAAGAGLSLGAALDNFAARAGAIEAHGLPMASIRYDAAFGRPLDYYTGLVFEVAAGGGERPLAGGGRYDRLLTLLGAKTPIPGVGFSVWLDRIEALREKAK, encoded by the coding sequence ATGACCTCCCGCTACCCCGCCATCGCCGCCGACATCACGAAGCTCTTCGCCGCGCGCGACACGCATGCGGTCGAGGTGGCGGTGCTGCAGCCGGCCGACCCCTTCCTCGACATGGCCGGCGAAGATCTGCGCCGCCGTATCTTCCTCACCGAGAGCGAGACCGGAAAGACGCTGTGTCTCAGGCCCGAATTCACCATTCCGGTCTGCCTCGACCATATCGCCAGCCAGGCCGGCACGCCGCGCCGCTATTCCTACCTCGGCGAGGTGTTCCGACAGCGCCGCGAGGGCGGCAACGAGTTCTTCCAGGCCGGCATCGAGGATCTTGGCGACCGCGACACCGCCGCTGCCGACGCCCGCTCGCTGGCCGACGCGCACGCGCTGCTCAGCCTGGCGCTGCCAGACCAAGTGCTGGCCATAACGCTCGGTGACCAGACCGTTTTCGAGGCGGTGCTCGCCGCACTTGGCCTGCCGCGCGGCTGGCGCATGCGGCTTGCCCGCGCCTTCGGCTCGGCGACGATGCTGGAGGCAGCGCTTGCCGACCTCGCCAATCCGCCACGCAACAGCCAGTTGTCCGGTCCGGTCGCGACGCTGGTGCTCGACGGCGACGTCGAGGGTCTTGCCGCGCATATCGCCGGCGGCATGGAGGAAGCCGGTCTCTCAGCATCGGCCGGGCGCTCGCCCTCCGACATTGCCCGGCGGCTGATCGAGAAGGCCGAGTTACGCAGCGTGCGGCTATCGGACGAGGCGTTCTCGGCCTTGAAAGGGTTTCTGGCGATCGACGTGCCGCTCGATGGCGCGGCTCAGGCCCTCGAAAGTTTCGCAGCTGGCGCCGGTCTCTCGCTGGGCGCGGCGCTGGACAATTTCGCCGCTCGCGCAGGCGCCATCGAAGCGCACGGCCTGCCGATGGCCAGCATCCGCTATGACGCCGCCTTCGGCCGTCCGCTGGACTATTACACCGGCCTCGTTTTCGAGGTCGCGGCCGGGGGTGGCGAGAGGCCGCTGGCCGGCGGCGGCCGTTACGACCGCCTGCTGACGCTGCTCGGCGCGAAGACGCCGATTCCCGGCGTCGGTTTCTCGGTCTGGCTCGACCGCATTGAGGCGCTGCGGGAGAAGGCCAAATGA